The Chloroflexota bacterium genome includes a region encoding these proteins:
- a CDS encoding alpha-ketoacid dehydrogenase subunit beta codes for MAVASPPAAGTKVMTYAEALNLALREEMRRDPTVFVMGEDVAIWGGGGVFGVTKGLVEEFGPERIRDTPLTEAVIAGAAVGAAATGTRPVAEIMYVDFMTLTMEPIVNQAAKMRYMFGGKITLPLVMRAQEGAGRGNAAQHSQSLEAWFAHIPGLKVVVPSTPADAKGLLKTAIRDDNPVIFLEHKVLYFTKGEVPLDEEYTIPFGVADVKREGTDVTVVGIHTQVLEALQAAEELEKEGISVEVIDPRTVSPLDVDTIVTSVKKTGRLVVSHQAVEQGGVGGEIVARVVDAAFDYLDAPPQRVCGKNVPLPYAASLEREALPYKDDIIAAIRRII; via the coding sequence ATGGCAGTTGCATCGCCCCCCGCGGCGGGGACGAAAGTGATGACCTATGCGGAGGCGCTCAACCTGGCCCTCCGCGAAGAGATGCGCCGCGATCCGACCGTCTTCGTGATGGGCGAGGATGTGGCGATCTGGGGCGGCGGCGGCGTGTTCGGCGTTACCAAGGGTCTGGTGGAAGAGTTCGGGCCAGAGCGCATCCGCGACACCCCGCTCACCGAGGCGGTGATCGCCGGCGCGGCGGTCGGCGCGGCGGCCACCGGCACCCGGCCCGTCGCCGAGATCATGTACGTCGACTTCATGACGCTGACGATGGAGCCGATTGTCAATCAGGCCGCCAAGATGCGCTACATGTTCGGCGGGAAGATCACCCTCCCGCTGGTCATGCGGGCGCAGGAGGGAGCTGGACGTGGCAACGCGGCGCAGCACAGCCAGTCGCTGGAGGCGTGGTTCGCCCATATCCCGGGTCTGAAGGTGGTGGTCCCGTCCACGCCGGCGGACGCCAAGGGCCTGCTCAAGACGGCCATCCGCGACGACAACCCGGTCATCTTCCTCGAACACAAGGTCTTGTACTTCACCAAGGGCGAGGTGCCGTTGGACGAGGAGTACACGATCCCGTTCGGCGTAGCGGACGTGAAGCGCGAGGGGACGGATGTCACCGTCGTCGGCATCCACACCCAGGTGCTCGAAGCGCTCCAGGCCGCGGAAGAGCTGGAGAAGGAAGGCATCAGCGTCGAGGTGATCGATCCGCGCACGGTCTCCCCGCTCGACGTGGACACCATCGTCACGTCGGTCAAGAAGACTGGGCGGCTGGTCGTGAGCCATCAGGCTGTTGAGCAGGGCGGCGTCGGCGGAGAGATCGTCGCGCGGGTGGTTGACGCCGCGTTTGACTACCTGGATGCGCCGCCACAGCGGGTCTGCGGCAAGAACGTGCCGTTGCCGTACGCCGCCAGCCTGGAACGCGAGGCGCTGCCGTACAAGGACGACATCATCGCCGCCATCCGACGGATCATCTAG